From the Acomys russatus chromosome 8, mAcoRus1.1, whole genome shotgun sequence genome, the window GTGGGTGAGGAGACCAGCAGGCAGAGTCCGCAGTGCGTTGCCCTTCAGGTTTAGAAAGGTCAGGTTGTGCAGAGAGGAGAATAGAGAGTCCGGCAGGTGGCCGATGGCGTTGTGCTGCAGCCACAGCTTCTCCAGGCTCAGAAGCTGTGAGAACACCCATGGGGAAAGCTCTGTGATGGCGTTGCTGTCCAGAAAGAGCTCCTGCAGGCTGCCCAGAGTGGCCAGCGTGCCCTCGGGGAGGCTGGCAAGCAGGTTGTTACTCAAGTTTAGTATCTGTAGGCTGGTGAGTGACTGGAACAGCCCCTCGGGGAGCTGCGTCAGGAGGTTCTGGGCCAGGTTGAGGGTTCTCAGATACCTCAGAGGCTGGAATAGTCTCCTGGGCAAGGTCTGGAGTTGATTTCCTTGAAGCTGGAGGGACTGCAGGGTGTCCATGCAGTGAAAGAGGTCCTCAGGCACAGCGGCCAGCCTGTCAAAGGCCAGCGTGAGCTTCCCCAGGGAGCTCAGGTTAGAAAAGATGTCGGTGCTGAAGTTGGAGAAGCGGCTGCCCGTGACCTCCAAGTCCTCCAGCCGAGGCAGTCCCCCAAAGGCATCTGGCTCCAGGTGACGGACCCGAGTGTTGAGGAAGACCACCTTGGTCAGGTTGGGGTTACCGCTGAAAGCCCTGGTCCCCACTGTGGCGAAGGCAGTCTCCACAAAGATGATGTCTGTGACATGTGAGGGGATGTCCGGCGGGATGGCAGCCAGCTGCTCATCAGAGCAGAATACCTCTCTGCCAAAGCAGTCACAGCCCACAGGGCAAGGCTGGGTGAGCCTGGAGAAGAGCAGGAGTGAGGCCCAGCACAACCAAGCTCCTGGGGACATCTTCTGGATCTAACggggacagaaaacaaaaacaaaaacaaaacaaaacaaaaattgagtgCCTTTAATAAAGACATCACACTGCAGTGCCCAGAGCACTagatagtcacacacacacacacacacacacacacgcacgcacgcacgcacgcacgcacgcacgcacgcacgcacgcacgcacccaggCAAGATCAGACCTTGAGCAAGAATGAGCCTCACCATGGTTTTGGCAAATGTTGCTCTGTGTGCTGCATTGATGGGATGTACATGCAGGGCCGGTACATGCTAGGAAGGCTTTGGCTGAGCCCTGGCTTATGTTTTTAGTAGCTTGTTGCTACCACCTTACAGCAGCCTTGCAGAGGGTAGTGGtctagtttttttggttttttgttttgttttgtttgtttgtttttttaagatttatttattattatgtatacagtgttctgcctgcatgcacacccacaggccagaagagggcatcacattacattacagatggttgcgatccaccatgtggttgctgggaattgaactcaggacctctggaagagcaggcggtgttcttcaccactgagccacctctccagcccagtggtgTAGTTCTTACCCCATGGAAGCAAAGGCACCACATTGCCTGTCTCGATACGCTGCAAGTTAGTGGCCATGCCAGGACCAAGCCCTGCGTCTTCTGGAGTGGCCATGTTCCTTCCAGCTTGGAGAGTGATAtggaaagagttaaaaaaaaaaaaaaaaaaaaaagggcaagggAGAGGGTGTAGGCAGCGTGGAATTCTTTGAGATAATATGTAAAAGACAGAGTAGCCCTGAGTTGGAAACTTCTAACCCATAATCCTCCCGGACTTTCAGATCTCAGCATATTTCAGGGCATGGCTAAGAGGAGCCCCTGCCCCGTGCTCCTAGTTGAGTCTGCTAAAGGTGATACAGAGCAGGCACTGGGCTTCCCGGAGCTGTGCTAAGtactgctctccctcctctgcctgttCCCCACTGTCCAGTCCTGGGGAACTCTTTAGGGTCCAGACACAAAGGTTCTATAGAAAACCCAGGTAGACCAAGCTtcagttttcactttttaaaaagcagtctaGCACACACCAGTGTGTGCACCCCATTcatagcactctggaggctggcGCAGAGATAGGGcagggctttttttggttttccgttAGGGTAGGGGTTCTAGTTTTACATTGCTAgtttttaggccagcctgggctacctagaaAGTTCacagccagcttgggctacactgagaaatcctggctcaaaacaaacaactaaaaaaataaataaaataaaaacaaaaccaaaactcatcAGCATCTACTACCAGCATCTACCAGCAGATCACAAATGAGTGGTGAAGCCTACAggtgcgatttttttttttttttaagtccttcgTGGTCTGGAAGATCACAGGTTAGGTTGCAAGGCGTCATCATTACAGACACTGcttggacaacaacaacaacaacaacaaaaagtcataaGAAAACCTCTGACTGTTTCTCTGCTGGCAGAGCCAGAACAGATTCCACTGGGTGTGTTTAGTGAACTCCGGGGCGCCGGGAGGGAGCTTGGGAGGCAGCTACCGTTTCTTGGAGTGAGTCCATCTAGATAGACCCTGGCTTCAGCAGGCCAGAAACACGCTCTAGAGAGCTCAGGAAGCTAAGAGGCAAGAAGCTCATACAATGAACATGGCAGAGGGTATCCAGCTGCTAGTCACTATTCCTGACTAATCCCTTTAGCCACTGGTACTCAAAGGAAGGTTCCAGAAAAAGGTCCCTCAGAATAAAAAGCTATACAActtaggggtggggtggggtgggggtggggggacaggcgAGGGCCCTGAAGGCCTTTTCACGGGGATAGTGACTGTGGTGGCTTGAAAGAGAACGCTCCCCCTAGGCTCATAATTTGAATGTTTGTTTCCCAGCTAATGGGagagttaggaggtgtggccttgccggAGGAGGTGTGTGGCTGGTGCCCACACCAAGCCCTGTCTCTCACGCTGTCTCTGCTGCTTGTGGATGTCCGGATGTcagacctctcagctcctgctccagcgccatgctgcctgcctgccaccatgcttcctgacCTGACGGCCACAGACttgccctctgaaactgtaagccaacgaAATGTCTCCTTCTAGAGGTTGCCtgggttgtggtgtctcttcaggACAGtagaacagtaattaagacaatGACACAACCCAGGAGTCATTGCCGTGAGGAAACCTGGAGCCATGGTTGGACAGTACCATAGAAGGAAAGCCAGGGCCTCCTGAGGACAAGTGTCACCCATTGAGCCACTCAGACTGGCTCAGTCCTCCTCCTCTCATCCCTTTGGCCTGGGGCTTCCTTCATACACTGTCCTTTAGGAAACAGGGCTTGAAGAGGCTCCTGAGAAATGCAACTGGCCCAAATCCAGACATTGATGAAGACAGTGACCCTGGCGGGGCAGAAATCAGGCTAAGCAGATCCGCGCAGGTGTTGGAGGAGTGCCTGGCCCCCCTGCAGGGGGCTGAAGGGTCATGGGGCTGGGAAAGAGTCCGAGGGCTGCCTGTTTCCTCACTCCCAAAGTTCTTAAACATGCAGCTTGCTCCTTGGAGAAACCTAGACAAACCCAGGACAGAGAGATGAGACCTCCTACAGCACGAGGCTCAGACGTTAAGGGGTCAGGAACAAGCCCATGTCTGCACTCTGAGAGTCTTTGCTGAGCCCATAAGGCTTTGGTATCTGATAGAGAATAGGTAAGGACTGGCAGGCTCACCCTGCAGTTACTAGCCTAGAGTTATCCTACCCACTGCCTGTCTGCGTCTCTTTCCACCTGAGCCTTGTTGGGCTGAGTAGACCCTGCTAATTACTGTTACCTTCAGTATTATTAGGGCATGTGCCTTTGGGGCAGGGTCAGTCTAGGGACAACGGCTCTGGGGAGCTACCTGCTCAAGTTCAGGTTCTGGTACCTGAGGCATGGTTTAAGATAGCTATGCATTCTGGCATGTGCCCTTGGTcttgtcattctctctctctctctctctctctctctctctcctctcgcctctccctctcctctctcccctcctctctccgcttctctctctctctctccctctcctctctctctctctctctctctcccctctctctccccccctctctctctctctctctctctctctctctctctctctctctctctctctctctctctgtctctcagggtACCCTTAGGACAGAGGCCAGAACAAGGCTAGCTCAGGTTTAGGACAAGATCCACTTTGTTTTAGACTACAGGGACAGGatgagaaggcagagagaaaatgatcAATTTCTAGCCCAAGACTCATCCCCAATGCAGCGTAACACTTTTCCTTCTCAGTGATGAGAAAGGGACAGACTCTCACCACCCTGGCTTGGGTCTCCTTCCTAGCCATCCCTCAAGAGAACAAGTCACTGGGCACTCCCACCTTCAGAGACAGAGGCCACAGCTGTGGAAGGTGCAGGCTTTACATCTAGAAAAACCGGTGAGTGGCCACAGCCATGGCCCATGCTCCCACAAGTGAGGGGCACCTGACCTTTCCTCCATGCTGAACTGTGTGTATTATTCATCTGATTGCTTTGCTTGACTGGCTGCAAACGGCCTTCATCTTCTGCCAACTGCTCCTGTGCTGGTACATTTCCTGTGTGCCCCAAGCTGATCAATCCGTCATCTACCAAATGGCcaaggctccctccctccccaggatATTGGGAGCCCAGAGTCTGACCCCAGTGTGCCTGGTGCTGACTGCACTGGGGTCAACCTTACTGGCAGCCTGGATACTACTTCTTGTTCCAAGGTCCCTGGAAAGCAACAGGAGGGGCTCCCAGGCTCGTCCATCCGTGCTCCTGTCTGCTCCCCAGACCTGACCTCATTTCTTCTCAACCCAGCAAATTAATCCAGGAGCTGAGGGCCTCAGGTGAGGGGGTTGGGACCTTTTCACAGGCTCTCCCTGACACCCTACCCCACCTCCAGGCCCACTTGAGCCCTAGGCAGTGGAGCAAAGTCTGAGACCCTGCCTCTGCATTGGTTAATCCAGAAACATGCTGATGATGACAATTGTGACACCTAAGGTACAGCATTACTTAAGGTACAGCCAAAGTAGGCCACAGCAACAAACTATCAAAAAATAGAAGccaagaagctggagagatggcctggtggctgagagctcttgcagaggacctgggttcaattcccagcaactatacagggtggctcacaactgcctgtggttgcagttccaggagacctgctgccctcttctggcttctgtaggtacttgcatgcatgtggtgtaatacacacacacacacacacacactcgcaaacatacacacactctctcacacacacacacacactcgcaaacatacacactctcacacacataaacacatacacactaatacacacaagcttaataaataaatgagtatttgaaaaaaacaataaggctggaaagatggctcagtggttaagagcatatatttagggaagaagggaagaagagcacttaactgctcttgcagaggaccatcACCTCCACTCAGATGGAGGTTTCTACAGCAGATGAGAGCAACCCCTCCCCGTAGCCCTGTTCCTGGGTGGACTGAGTTTCATTTCTAGCATCCACATTTGTAACTCTAGGTCCAGacaatccaatgccctcttctgacctcctcaagCAACTTCattcatgtgctctctctctctctctctctctctttctctctctctctctgtgtgtgtgtgtgtgtgtgctctctgtgtgtgtgtgtgtgtgtatgtgtgtgtgtctctctctctgtctatctctgtctctctgtctctctctgtctatctctctgtctctctctgtttctctgtctctgtctctctctgcctctctgtgtctctgtctgtctgtctctctgtctctgtctgtctgtctctctctcgcacttgcgcatacacacatgtatgtttaGTACTGCCCTTAGCCTTGGCCAGGAAAAGCTTCTCTCTGAGTGTCAAGTCAAGCCAGCAGGATTAGTCAACATTGCAGCATGCAATATTAActagactcagtgggttattttaaaaaagacaaaaacaaaaaacaactgagaatggtggcgcacacctttaatcccagcattcaggaggcaaaggtaggtggatcgctgtgggttccaggccagcctggtctacaaagtgagtccaggaaaacaaaggctacacagagaaaccctgtatcgaaaaagaaaatagaaaaagaaaaacagtcaagGACGTGAAGGTGGGTGGGAGGTGtctgggcagagggaggagactTAGAAGTGGATTTGATCACGATGCATTGTTTACATGCATGAAACTGACAATGAATAAGTAAAagattttctgttaaaaaaaaaaaccatgctggAGGATATCCCTTTCTTGGATCCCCTCTCACTCTTGGAAgttctttcttacttttccttAATAAACCTACATTGGCTCTGCttttaaatatgcacatatttttaaatattttaacatattaaacACGTATCCATTTtaaggtgaagaagaagaaaactattttataagATGGAAAGTAACTATATAAAACACTAGGCACAGATCCCAGGGCCCCTTGGAAGGTGTGAGGCTtgacccccctacacacacacacacacacacacacacacacacacacacacacacacacacaccagcaccctACAGTAATACTTTCCTGGTCTGTAGCCCTCGGATCTAGCATTGCAAAGGATCAGGGGAGCTTGGCACTTTGCTGCGTTGGTTTTGTGGGGAAGCTGGCTCTTTGACATAAGAAGGCGTggactgagccgggcgtggtggcgcacgcctttaatcccagcgctcgggaggcagaggcaggcagatcgctgtgagttcgaggccagcctggtctacaaagtgagtccatgatggccaaggctacacagagaaaccctgtctcaaaaaaccaaaaaaaaaaaaaaaaaaaaaaaaaaaaaaggcgtggaCTAGGtactgccacccccaccccctactctgCCACACTTCCAGCCCCTTGGTGACGCTGCAGAATTGCCTGTGCCTACTGTTCCCTATCACTGCCTGCTCCTGTTCTACCCACCCCCCAGGCGGGTATGAGTCCCGAGAAAGCCTTCCCAGACAGCGCCCCATTAACCTAGCAGGTCACGGGGTCCTTCCGCTATGTGTTCTAGAAAACCATATCCCAACTTTACCCCCAGGGGTCAGAGTCCTGCTGAGGTATTTTGGCCCCCAGCTGTGCCTGCCAGCCCCTGGGGCAGGGCTGGGCAAAGAGGTGGCACCATGCTGAAGGAACGAATGTCCGTAGCTCTCTGTGACCACTTCTCACTCATCGTAGCCCCAAATCCAGACACTGTACTTACTAGCTATGTGGCCTCAAAAGGTTCCCTTCCCCAGCTATCAAAGCCTTAATTTCCTCATCCTAATTAGAATCCTAGCCCTTAAGGTAAAAATTAGTCCCCGATTAGACAGTACATTTAAAGCACGGCATGGTACTTGACAAATAGCAAACTTTCAATTTAGTTCTAGAATGAATGTGAACGTTATCATCTAAGCCTGGCACTCtgaggatgaaaagaaaagagcattAATTATGTCAGATGACAGGCACCAACCAGGGTGGACCACGAACCTGGTGACCACTCTGCCTGCCCCCACTCACAGCTGGTTAGTTCCCCGAGAGCCAGAACGGGCCAGCCTCCGCCTTGGACTCTCCCCGGCACACCTTCCCTGCCCctacacagccaaggctagctGATCCACTCAAGGGCTTCACCTCCTGTGGAAGGGGACTCAGACACTGTGGCCTTCTGCCACAAGTCCCTTTCCAGCATCCCAGGCAGGACCCTAAGTCACAAATCCCCGCACCCCCACAGACCCAGGAGTGAGGCAAGAAGCCTACCGTGAGGGGCAAGGCAGGTGGGGCCAGAAGGCCTAGTTTTCCCCTGGAAGCAGAGGAGTATTTCATGTGCTCTATGCTCACTTGAGTCCAGCCCCGACTCTGACCAAAGTCCTGGTCAGGAGGGTTCCTCCCCTCCCGTGGATTGACCGTTCCCGGAATGTCACCAAGATCAATGAAGATTACAAAATGACCCTAAATGATTCCCATAGACAGATGCCTGATAGGACTAGAATCCTATAGGGCTGTAGGCTTGGCAGCTTCAGGACCCCAAGTATCCACTAGCCATTAAAAAGTGCCTCCAGGCTGCACTGAGATGAGGGTCCTTTCCTTGTGAATAGAGGTGTGGGCTAAGAGGCCACCCAGCTACCTGCTCAGCACTCAGTGCTGACACTAACAGAAAGCCTAAAACTTATCAGTCTCTTGTGTttgctgatttgttttgtttaatgagcGTTCTccttttgcgtgtgtgtgtgtgtgtgtgtgtgtgtgtgtgtgcacgcgtgtgtgtgtgtgtgcgaacTGAGCATGTGAGATTGTGAGTTAGGGGTGTGTGTAAAGTGAACACGTGAGAGCGTgagtggaggtgtgtgtgtgtggtgagcgTGTGGGAGTATGTGAAGTTGTATGTGCAGGCATGCACTCGGATGTATTATGTATAATGAAAATGAGAGTAGCTATGTGGGGTGGGTATGACCGAGTGAGGcatgtattgtgtgtgcatgtgtatgtgattaTACATGAGTGTTCGTATGATTTAAGGTGTATAGCAAAAAGGCGTGACCAAGTGAGACAATACAATGCCTCAGTGCCAGGAGTCTATCATCCAAGTAATTTGAGGCTGTTTAACTGTTGCACACTTTCAGGAAACGGCTATGATATATAGTATTTCTTTTTGCACATGTTCAGATGACATCCCCACACTGCAAAGGGATGGATGACCAACGGGAGCCATTGGCTTTcagtacagacagaagaaagaagtctttaaaggaaggaaacagcCAGGAGCCTAGAGAGCCAGGCCCTCCCTGGGTAGCGCCTGGCCTGGCCAAGGCATGATGGTGGTCTTGAGGAATGGCAGGGCCTGCGACCCGCATCTCTCGGGAGATTCACACCCAGGCTGGAGAagagctgtgctgtcctgtgctccCAAGGCCTTGGATCCTCTACAAACACAACTTGTCTCACTTGTCAACATGTCAGAGCAAACAAGAAGAATCTGGTGTCAGGGCAGAGTCTGAGTTCTGGCTTTTCGATTAATTATAAGACAAGGGATTTGATCTCTACAAATCTCTGTGTTATCCCCCATAGGAGGCaccagggaagtgtgtgtgtgtgtgtgtgtgtgtgtgtgtgtgtgtgtgtacgcccGCGCACCCCCCCCCGTCTGTCCATGTGTGTCCACATGTCTAGAGTGgaaatatgtgcacatatgtgtgttcaGGGTGGAGAGATATTTGCAGCTTCAAGGATTGCTGGgcagttgtggcacatgcctttagtcccaatacgcagggaagcagaggcaggtggatctctgtgagtgtgaggccagcctggtctacagagtgagtacagggcagccaaggctacacagagaaaccctgtcttgaaaaaaagagcTTCAAGGATGCCCCAGGATATAAGCATGAAGCTTTGAATCCTCTCCCCATTATCTGGAATTCCAGAAGTGTGCCCCAGTGCACGCTGGGTGACTAGAGGCAGACAGTCACCCCTAGTTTACAAGGTGACTCTGGAAAATTCGTTTTCTGACTTGAGTTCACGTTTTTCATCTGTGAAACGGGCCAAAcctattctttgtttgtttgtttgtttgtttgttttcgagacagggtttttctgtgtagccttggctgtcctggactcactttgtagaccaggctggcctcgaactcacagcgatcaatcagcctctgcctcccaaaactTATTCTTAAAGTCCCTGATAGCCACACAGGGCACTGCTTGTTGTTTGCTATTGAGTTTCCACCTTTTTCCCCCAAAGGCCTGTCCTCCACCCAGGATCAACTTTTTGGGAGGAGCCACTCACCCAGGTCACCTTAATATGGGTGGCAAGGACAACATGCCTAGGTGTGagaccccttcccctccccaagaTGCCCACAGAGAACACACTCGCCCTGTGTAAACCATTTATTGTTGATTCTGGATACCAAATCTGTTACAAGCAGCATCTAGCAGAAGACAGATATTCCCCCAACCCTGCCCACCAGGGCTCACATTCTATAAAACCCTGGGAGCCTAGAAATCTCTAAATGCACTGCCAAGCAACTGGGACTATTTGCAAAGATTGTCTAGTAAGGCAAGAGTGATTGTTctagaaggcagagaaagagctaaGGCAACGGGAGGCAAGAACACTCTCTCCTTAGGAGACAGGCCCTGGAACTGGGTGGTGCTCCTCCTGGAAGCTTCCTGCTGTCCACACCGTTTGAGCCACACCAGTGGCTTCTTCCCTCCGAGCTTGTCATCATTCTTGTAAACAATTGGATCTGGTTCTGACTTGCAGGGTCTGGAGCTAAATCTAGGAGTAGCTTGTAGCTAAGTCTAGGACTGACATGCAAAGCCTGCATCCTGACTCGGGTTACCAGCCTGCTATCTAGGATCTTTCCAAGGCCGGAAGTGGACTCCAGAGTTCCATCGTGACACCTGTGGGAGCTCCAAGAACCAAGCTGAAGCTGTACAGCCTGTTTCCTTTGGTCTCCCGATGAAAGCCCTGGAGAGCTCACGAGGTCTTGTACAGGGGTTGTCTGCCAGGCACTGTGCACAAAAGGCCCCGGCACAAAAGGATAGTGGTGGGACTAATTTCACAAGGTGCAGAGAGGGTTAGATCTTTGCATGGCACCCAggccccaccatcaccaccaccagcagcatctATTAACATGCTGGCTCTGGTTGGCCTTCGTTAGCTTTCTTCCAGCGTGgactctcctccccaccccacataaATGCTGGCAGTCCAGAaaccagagagcagagagaacaaactgaACTCTGCAGCCTATCACAGACTTCTAGGGACCACAGAGCTTATGCCAGTCCCAAGACCCAACCAAAACACATTACCCTATTGCAAAGGACCCTCCACCCAGTGTTCCGGGCAACTCCTTCCCTGACTAGAAAACATAGTTTAGAGAAACTGAAAGGCCCACCAGAGAAAGGGGCAGGCCTGATGACTCCATCTGGACACTATAGTTGGGAgaaaggggggggaaaaaaggtggGATCAGAAGGTCCAGGGAAAGGCTCCAATGTCGCCAGCACCTGAGTACTTAGCTTGCTACCTGTGAGCTCCTGGGCAGGTCAGTAGAAGAACAGCTGCCCTCAGGCCAGCCTTTGGGCCACCAAGGTATGCCTCTGTCATGGCCAATGTCAGAAGCAGCCAGTGGTTCCAGGTTACAATTGGCAGGGGATACTGGGTACCGTGGATGCCATCTCTCTTCATCTCTAGCCCACTGAGGCTGGACATAGCTCACAAGGAGCACCTGAGGAACACAGCATTATGCCAAGCTTCCATCTGCAGTAAAGTGGTCCAGCTCGTTCTCTTCATCCACAGACCCACCATCAGGCCCCAGTCAGCACTCACGCTCACACTCACTCTGGGAATAGAGACAACTTGGTTCATGGGTACCCATTGCTATAGATACGTTGCTAACACTTGGGAGATGCTTTGGAGAGATGATGTCTTTTGGCTGACATCAGCTTCCCTGGGCCAACAGGGTGTGCTGTGCTGGTTCTCACAAGCATTCCTTATGAACTACTCTGTCAGGGAACTGGAGGGAAAGCCTGGACATTGGGTAAGCTCTGATTTGCCTTATAAGCATCCCCACAGGTTGGAGATAGACATCCAGATTCCCTCTGTTCAGTGAAgtccttccctcagtgatagaaaatcctgaaattctctgtttccctgttttgtttttgctctgtagacaaggttggccttgaactcacagagatctg encodes:
- the Cpn2 gene encoding carboxypeptidase N subunit 2 codes for the protein MSPGAWLCWASLLLFSRLTQPCPVGCDCFGREVFCSDEQLAAIPPDIPSHVTDIIFVETAFATVGTRAFSGNPNLTKVVFLNTRVRHLEPDAFGGLPRLEDLEVTGSRFSNFSTDIFSNLSSLGKLTLAFDRLAAVPEDLFHCMDTLQSLQLQGNQLQTLPRRLFQPLRYLRTLNLAQNLLTQLPEGLFQSLTSLQILNLSNNLLASLPEGTLATLGSLQELFLDSNAITELSPWVFSQLLSLEKLWLQHNAIGHLPDSLFSSLHNLTFLNLKGNALRTLPAGLLTHNPGLLYLSLSHNQLESITEGTFANLSCLVSLTLAHNAITYLPGDIFRDLKQLVKLSLESNNLTALHPALFYNLSKLELLNLSRNQLTTLPGGIFDTNYDLFNLALFGNPWQCDCHLSYLTSWLRLYNDRIFNTHTYCEGPAYLKGGLVPNLRQEQLICPVNPGHLSFQALGLHDREPVGSWDLVVEGKLPHSQCIYSNPEGTVLLACEEAQCRWLNIQLASRQGSDSPAMAYNSSQEWELRSSCGSMRVTVSIEAQAAGP